Below is a genomic region from Bacillus mycoides.
GAGATTAGCTCCACCTCGCGGTCTTGCAGCTCTTTGTACCGTCCATTGTAGCACGTGTGTAGCCCAGGTCATAAGGGGCATGATGATTTGACGTCATCCCCACCTTCCTCCGGTTTGTCACCGGCAGTCACCTTAGAGTGCCCAACTTAATGATGGCAACTAAGATCAAGGGTTGCGCTCGTTGCGGGACTTAACCCAACATCTCACGACACGAGCTGACGACAACCATGCACCACCTGTCACTCTGCTCCCGAAGGAGAAGCTCTATCTCTAGAGTTTTCAGAGGATGTCAAGACCTGGTAAGGTTCTTCGCGTTGCTTCGAATTAAACCACATGCTCCACCGCTTGTGCGGGCCCCCGTCAATTCCTTTGAGTTTCAGCCTTGCGGCCGTACTCCCCAGGCGGAGTGCTTAATGCGTTAACTTCAGCACTAAAGGGCGGAAACCCTCTAACACTTAGCACTCATCGTTTACGGCGTGGACTACCAGGGTATCTAATCCTGTTTGCTCCCCACGCTTTCGCGCCTCAGTGTCAGTTACAGACCAGAAAGTCGCCTTCGCCACTGGTGTTCCTCCATATCTCTACGCATTTCACCGCTACACATGGAATTCCACTTTCCTCTTCTGCACTCAAGTCTCCCAGTTTCCAATGACCCTCCACGGTTGAGCCGTGGGCTTTCACATCAGACTTAAGAAACCACCTGCGCGCGCTTTACGCCCAATAATTCCGGATAACGCTTGCCACCTACGTATTACCGCGGCTGCTGGCACGTAGTTAGCCGTGGCTTTCTGGTTAGGTACCGTCAAGGTGCCAGCTTATTCGACTAGCACTTGTTCTTCCCTAACAACAGAGTTTTACGACCCGGAAGCCTTCATCACTCACGCGGCGTTGCTCCGTCAGACTTTCGTCCATTGCGGAAGATTCCCTACTGCTGCCTCCCGTAGGAGTCTGGGCCGTGTCTCAGTCCCAGTGTGGCCGATCACCCTCTCAGGTCGGCTACGCATCGTCGCCTTGGTGAGCCGTTACCTCACCAACTAGCTAATGCGACGCGGGTCCATCCATAAGTGACAGCCGAAGCCGCCTTTCAATTTCGAACTATGCAGTTCAAAATATTATCCGGTATTAGCCCCGGTTTCCCGGAGTTATCCCAGTCTTATGGGTAGGTTACCCACGTGTTACTCACCCGTCCGCCGCTAACTTCATAAGAGCAAGCTCTTAATCCATTCGCTCGACTTGCATGTATTAGGCACGCCGCCAGCGTTCATCCTGAGCCAGGATCAAACTCTCCAATAAAGTTAGTTTGTCTAGCATCTAAAAATAAAAATTGACGTTCACGTTGTTTGTTTCGTTCAGTTTTCAAAGAACTACTTAGTCGCTCATTTGCGACTTCCTTATGTTAACATCTTCATTTTTCGATGTCAACTAAGTTTTTCAATTTCTTTTTTGTCGTTTCTGCGTTTCCGCATCAGCGACGGTTATTAATATATCATGTGGAAAAATGAAATGCAATAGTTTTTCTAATAAAATTTTTAACTTAGTAAAAAAGCATAAAAACAGCACCTTTCTTCTATATAAGTATAGTTTTTTAATCTGGCATCCATTTAACGAGTAATAATCTCGCTTTCCTTTTAATAGAAGGTTTCTCTCCCCTCAAATAAAGAAATAAAAAAAGCTTTGGAGAAATCTCCAAAGCTTAGTCTTGTTTATGGCGCATAGCCGGGAATAATAGTACGTCACGAATAGATGGTGCGTTTGTTAATAACATAACAAGACGATCAATACCGATTCCTAACCCTCCCGTAGGAGGCATACCGTACTCAAGAGCTTCGATATAATCATCATCCATCATGTGAGCTTCGTCATTACCTTGCTCGCGCTCTTTTAGTTGAGCTTCAAAACGTTCTTTTTGATCGATTGGATCATTTAACTCAGTGAATGCATTTGCATGTTCACGTGCAACGATAAATAACTCGAAACGATCTGTGAATCGTGGATCTTCGTCATTCTTTTTCGCAAGTGGCGAAATTTCTACCGGATGACCGTAAATAAATGTTGGTTGGATTAATTTATCTTCTACTTTTTGTTCGAAGAACTCATTAATAATATGACCAACTTCCATTGTATTCTTAATTTCCACATTATGTTCTTTTGCAAGTTCACGCGCTTCTTCTACACTCATTGGATTCCAGAAATCTGCTCCAGAGTGTTGCTTAATTGCATCTACCATATGAAGACGCGTCCATTCTGGCTCTAGATTAATTTCATAATCACCATATTGGATTGTTGTTGTACCCAATACTTTTTTCGCGATATGAGCAACCATATTTTCTGTTAGTTTCATAATATCATTATAATCAGCGTACGCTTCATATAATTCAATCATCGTAAACTCAGGGTTATGACGAGTTGATACACCCTCATTACGGAATACACGGCCGATCTCATAAACCTTTTCTAATCCACCCACAATAAGACGTTTTAAATGAAGTTCAATTGCGATACGCATATATAATTCCATATCTAACGCATTATGGTGTGTAGTGAAAGGACGAGCAGATGCTCCACCTGCAATCGCGTGCATCATAGGCGTTTCTACTTCAAGATAACCGTTGTCATCTAAATATCTTCTCATTTCACGAATGATTTTACTACGGGTAACGAACGTTTCACGGCTTTCCATACTTGTAATTAAGTCCAAGTAACGTTGACGATAGCGTTGTTCAACATCTTTTAATCCATGGTATTTATCCGGTAATGGACGAAGGGATTTCGTTAAAAGTGTAAATCCTATTGCTTTTACTGAAAGTTCTCCAACGTTTGTTTTGAACACTTTACCTTCAATACCTACTAAGTCACCTAAATCTGCTGTCGTAAATAATTCGTACTCTTCATCTCCAACAGTATCTTTACGAACATAAATTTGAACTTGCCCCTGTAAATCTTGAATATGCGCAAATCCCGCTTTTCCTTTACCGCGTTTTGTCATAATACGACCAGCGATAGAAACAGTAATTTCTTTCTCTTCTAATTCTTCTTTAGAGAATTCTCCATATAGACTTACTAAGTCAGTTGTTGAATTTGTGCGTTCAAATCGTTTACCGAACGGATCGATTCCTTGCTCACGTAAATTATGTAGCTTTTCACGACGAACAAGCAATTGGTCGTTTAATTCTTCGTGGTTCATGTTATCCATGATATTAATATCACTCCAGCTCTATTAATTTTTACAATATATACAGTATAGCATTTTCTACTCAACTAGAAAAACTGCCAGCAACTAACTGGCAGTTCTTCTTTCTTTCACGTAATTATAGGAAGTGTATAGAAGAATGTCAATCTCCTATGCCCCCTTATTAACCAACATAAATTGTTTGTTGTTTCGCTTCTACTTCTTCTACAAATGCACCTAATACATTCGCAAGGTCCTCACGTGTGTCGCAAGTATTGATACCATTACGCACACTCGCATTACCACGAACACCTTTTAAATACCAAGCTGCATGCTTTCTCATCTCTCTTACGGCAACATTTTCGTTCTTTAAATCGATAAGACGATCTAGATGCAACATACATACATCAATTTTCTCACGCACTGTTGGTTCCGGCATTAACTCACCTGTCTCTAAATACTTTACCGTACGATAAATCATCCACGGATCTCCAAGAGCAGCGCGACCAATCATAACACCATCTACACCAATTTCATCAAGCATACGCTTTGCATCTTGTGGTGTTTCGACATCACCATTTCCGATAACCGGAATATTTACAGCCTGCTTTACTTGTTTAATAATATTCCAATCCGCTTTACCTTCATACATTTGCACTCGTGTACGCCCATGAACCGCTATCGCTTGTCCACCAGCACGCTCAACAGCTCTAGCATTTTCTATTGCGAAAATATGTTCTTCATCCCAACCAATACGCATTTTAACTGTAACTGGCTTTTCAACAGCATCTACAACCGCCGCTACCATCTCATATATTTTATTTGGGTCTAAAAGCCACTTTGCTCCTGCATCACACTTAGTGATTTTCGGTACTGGGCACCCCATATTAATATCAATAATGTCTGCTGTCGTATATTTATCTACGTATTTCGCAGCATCTACAAGAGTTTCTTTCTCTCCACCAAAAATTTGTAAACTTAATGGCTTTTCTCTCTCATCGATATATAACATATCTAATGTTCTTTTGTTATTAAGTAATATTGCCTTATCACTTACCATTTCAGCACAAACTAAACCTGCACCAAATTCTTTTACCGTCAAACGGAATGCAGAGTTACACACTCCCGCCATCGGTGCTAGTACAACTGGATTTTTCATCTCAATATTTGCAATCTTTAACACCCGACTTACTCCTTCCTTTACGGTCACTTTGGCATCAATTCGTCTATTGAAACGTTTAATGTTTTAGCGACTTCTACTACAAAATCTTGGGAAGGTGATCTATTGCCCCTCTCAACTTCACCTAAAACCGATACAGATACCCCTAATTCTTTCGCAAAACCTTCTTGCGTATAGCCTTTTAGCTTTCGAAAAGCACGAATGCGTCTTCCCCATTTTTCTGCTTCCATACCGTTACTCCCTCTCGCCTTTTCATTTCTTCTACTTGTGAACGTGAAATATTTTGTTTTATATCTTGATTAATCTCTAACAACGGAACGATAACAAAAGCTCTTTCGAACATCCGCGGATGCGGAACAATCAGATTCTCTGCTTCAATATTTTCTTGATTATATAGTAAAATGTCAAGGTCGATGGTCCTCGGGCCCCATCTAATTTCCCTTTTTCTTCCTAGGTCATTCTCTACCTTTTGTGTTACTTTCAATAATTCTTGCGGTGATAAATTGGTAGAAATTTTTATAACTAAATTTAAAAAGCAATTTTGGTCAGTATAGCCAACCGGATCAGTTTCATATACAGACGAAACATCATCAACTTGGATATGCTGGTTTTTATTTAAAAACTGAATTGCTTCAGTTAAATAAGTATAACGCTCCCCAATATTGGAACCTAATGCAATGTACGCTATATTATTCATGGACGTTCTCTCGTAATTTCTACCGCTACAGCACGATAATGTCCCGGTATCGGCGGATCCGGTTTAATTACCTTAATTGTACACTGTGAAATACTCTCATATTGTTTCAATATATCTGTAGCGATATTTTCAGCAATACTCTCTACAAGCTTATACGTTCTATCTTCAACCACTTTTCTACATAGTTCGAAAAGCTCCCCGTAATTGACAGAATACTCTAAGTCGTCGCTTTCTCCTGCACGTTTTAAATCCAACTCCACCGTTAAATCCACTTTAAATCTCTGACCCAATTTATTTTCTTCTGGGAATACACCATGATAACCGTAAAACTCCATATCATGGATATAAATTTTATCCAATTACTTTGCCCCCTTACCAATCATCGCGTCCATCATCTTAGCCATACGCGCCATTTCTTTCACATCATGAACACGGATAAACTCACAGCCCTTTTCAATACCAAGACAAACGGTAGCTCCCGTTCCTTCAAGACGTTCCTCCACTGGCAAATCTAACACATGGCCAATAAAGGACTTTCTTGAAGTACCTAAGAGAACTGGGTAACCCAGTACATTTAACTGTTCTAAATTGCGCATCGCTTCTAAATTTTGCTCAGGTGTTTTCGCAAAACCGATACCTGGGTCTAAAATAATATTCTCATCTCGCACACCAGCATCTTTAGCAATTTTAATACTTTCATACAAATCAGCAATCATATCGGCCATTAAATTGCGGTAATTCATATTATCTCGGTTATGCATTAAGATAATGGGCACATCATAATAGGCTGCAACTTCAGCAATCCTCGGTTCCACCTTCGCTCCCCAAATATCATTAATAATATGAGCACCAGCTTCAATCGCTTGTTTCGCAACCTCAGCTTTATACGTATCAATAGAAATAGGTAGCTTTACTTCTTTTGACACTGCCTGAATCATTGGAACAACTCGCTTTATTTCCTCTTCTACTGAAACTTTAGCGAAACCCGGGCGGGTAGATTCGCCGCCAATATCAATAATATGGGCACCTTCACTTTTCATTTCTTTCGCATGTCGCACCGCAGCATCTACTTCGTTGTAACTCCCACCATCAGAAAATGAATCTGGCGTTACATTTAAAATCCCCATAATTAATGTCTTTTCATTTAAGTTCAATGTATATTCGCCGCAGCGCAAATCATAATCCCACTTCAAACTACACATCTCCTCTTCGCAATTCATTTCTGCTCCACAATCTCTCTCTCTGCACTCCATAAAGATCCATAAGTCTTTTTGTAACCACTCCCACTTTACCCGGGAAATCTTTCTCCTCTATACGATAAAGAGGGACAATCTCTTGAATAGAGTTCGTTACGAACACTTCATCCGCTGAAAGCAATTCATCTTTTGTAAAGAAACCTTCCTTTACTTCTATATCTAGCTCTTCAGCAGCCTTTATAATAAACGCACGAGTGATTCCGTTTAAAATCCCTGTTTCTAATGAAGGAGTATATAAAATATCTCCTTTAACAAAAAAGAGATTCGAAACAATACCCTCTGCAACATAACCTGTTTCGGTAAGAAAAATACCTTCCTTATTCACAACATTTCCAATTTCGCGTTTCCCTAAAATATTATTTAAATAATGATGGGACTTCAAGCGAAATGCACCCTCTGGTGTATTTCTCACTTGCTTTAAAATAACTCCTTCTTTTTCCACTACATTCCCTGGAGATGCTAAAGGTTTTATAAAAACAATAACAGACGGTTCTTCATATACTTCCGTTTGTAATCCTATTTCATCTATACCCGCCGATACATTTAAGCGCACATATGCATGCTTTAACCCATTCTTAACAAGTAGATTCTTTAAAATAAGCATCACTTCATCTTTTGTCATTGTCCATTTGATTTGCAATATATCTAGCGCATCCATTAAGCGTTCATAATGATCATCCAATAAAAAGGGATGACCATTATAAATACGAAATGTCTCAAAAACCCCAAGTCCATATAGGTAACCGTGGTCATAAGGAGAAATTTTCGCTTCACTCGCTTCTACATACGCGCCATTTACGTAAATTAACACGATGTCACACTTGGGCTATATTTGCGAATGAAATTCTGTAGCAACTCTTTCCCATGAGAAGTCATAATAGATTCCGGATGGAATTGTACCCCTTCAATCGGCAACGTTTTATGACGAAGCGCCATAATTTCACCTTCTTCAGTCCAAGATGTTATCTCTAAACAATTCGGTAACGTCTCTTTTTTAACGATAAGAGAGTGATAACGTGTCGCGGTAAATGGATTTGGGATATCAGAAAAAATCGTCTGCCCATCATGATGCATTAAAGATGTTTTTCCATGCATCAAACGCTCTGCCCTGACAACATCCCCTCCAAATACTTGCGCAATTGATTGATGTCCAAGACAGACCCCAAAAATCGGAAGCTTACCTGCAAAATATTTAATAACCTCCATACTGATTCCCGCCTCATTAGGACTACATGGACCTGGCGAAATCATTAAAAAATCTGGTTTCATATTCTCAATATCCGAAATAGTCACTTCATCATTACGCTTAACAACAAGCTCTTGTCCAAGTTCTCCAAGAAATTGCACTAAATTAAATGTAAAAGAATCATAATTATCAATCATTAATATCATTTCTCTCACCTAACCGTTTCTTCGCTACTTTCTTTTGCACGCCATAAAGCGATTGCTTTTTTTAACGACTCTTTATATTCATCTTTTGGATTTGAATCAATTACAATACCCGCTCCAGCTTGCACATGCGCTTGTCCATCTTTAGCAAGTAGTGTTCGGATTACAATATTCAATTCCGTATCTCCAGAATAACCAATCCAACCAATTGAACCCGTATAAATTCCTCGGCGAACAGGTTCTAATTCTTCAATGATTTCCATCGTACGTATTTTCGGGGCACCGGTAATTGTCCCACCAGGAAATACAGCCTTCACCAAATCGAAAGCATCTTTATCTGCTTCCACCTCACCACGCACATTAGAAACAATATGCATAACGTGTGAGTATTTTTCAATTACCATAAATTCATCTACTTCAACAGTGCCATATTTACAAACCCGGCCCAAGTCATTTCGTTCTAAATCCACAAGCATTACATGCTCTGCTCTTTCCTTTTCATTTTCAATTAATTCTTTCGCTAATTCTTCATCCTCTTGCTCACTTGCTCCTCGAGAGCGCGTACCAGCAATCGGTCTTGTACTCACTTCTTTTCCTTGCTTTTTAATTAGCAATTCAGGCGAAGCACTAACAATTTGAAAATCTCCAAACTCCAAGTAACCCATATATGGAGATGGATTAATTTCACGAAGACTTGTATATATTTCTAGTGGATGTGTTTGTAATGTTCTTTCTTGTCTTGTCGACAAGTTTACTTGAAACACATCACCCGCTCCAATATATTCTTGAATACGTTCAACGGCCTTCATAAAGCCCTCTTCCGTAAAAGCGACTGCTTCATTTTTCTTTTCAGGAGATTCAAACGGCATAGTCACTTCGGGGGCTTCTTTCATCCAAAGACCCTTCCATTCATTTAATCGTTCTTCTGCCTCTTCACACTCATCTACATAATGCGTAATAATCCATAACACTCTCTCCTGTTGATCATACACAAACACGTCATCAAATAACAAAAAGAATATGTCAGGTATATTAATATCATCCTTCGCAAGAGAAGAAAGTTTTTCAATATAACGGATACAATCATAACTAAAGTATCCAATTGCCCCACCTTGAAAAGGTGGGTACTCCGGATTATAATCCGTTTTCCATTTCTCCATATACGCTTGCATTAAATCTAACGGATTCCCTCGCTTTATTGTTTCCTTACCACTTTCACTTATATGTAACGTCTCATTCTTACCCTGAATTACCGCTACTGGATCCAGCCCAACAATATTATAACGACCACCACGTCCACTTTCTAACAAAATATGTTGCGGCTTATCCTGAGAAAGAAATTTATATTGCTTAAAGAAATCTAACTGATATGGAATAGAAAGCGCTAAAGATTTTCTTCGTTGCATATCAACACCCCGTCTTCTGTTATCCCACCCTCTTAAGCCAATCAAATCAAACTACATAAAATTATTTATATAGAGAATGACTATACTTGAGGGCTAGTGAAAATAAATTAATTATACTACTTCTTATTTTACATGAAGTTTTCTAGTCATTCACTCTTTTCCTTTTTCCAATCAAAAAAGAAAAAGCATCCTTTTTTAAGGATGCTTTTCAAATCACATTCACTTATGACTCAAATTGATAAAGTGGTGTACTTAAATATCGTTCACCGTTACTTGGGATAATAACAAGTACCTTTTTCCCTTTACCTAATTTCTTCGCAACTTCTGTCGCTGCATAAACGACTGCTCCCGAAGAGATACCAACTAAAATACCTTCTTCTTTAGCCACTCTTCTCGCATATTCGAACGCTTGCTCCGTTTTCACTTGAATAATTTCATCATATACCTCTACATCCAATGTCTCCGGAACAAACCCCGCTCCAATTCCTTGGATCTTATGTGGTCCTGGCTTTCCACCAGATAATACTGGTGAATCCGCAGGTTCTACCGCGTAAATTTTGATATCTTTATAAGCCTCTTTCAGCACTTCACCGGCACCTGTAATTGTTCCACCTGTACCAATACCTGCGATAAAAGCATCTAATTGATCCCCCATCTGTTCAACAATTTCTGGACCTGTTGTTATACGATGGATTTCTGGATTCGCTTGATTTTGGAACTGTTGTGGTATAAAGTACCCATGTTCTTCTGCTAATTCAGTTGCCTTTCGAATTGCTCCGCCCATTCCTTCAGGTCCTGGAGTCAATACTAATTCAGCACCGTAAGCGCGTAATAAATTACGACGCTCAATACTCATTGTTTCTGGCATTACTAAAATTGCCTTATATCCTTTAGCAGCTGCTACCATCGCTAAGCCAATACCTGTGTTACCACTTGTCGGCTCAATGATTGTATCGCCCTCTTTTAATAATCCTTTATTTTCAGCATCTTCAATCATAGCTAACGCGATACGATCTTTAACACTGCTCCCCGGATTCATAAATTCTAATTTTAAATATACATCTGCGCTGTCTGATTCTACGATGCGGTTCAACTTAACGATCGGCGTTTTCCCGATTAATTCTGAAACTGATTGTGCCACTCGCATTCCTGTCACTCCTAACACCGAGTATTTTTATTGGTTTTATCTATATTTAGATTTTGTCAGAAAATTCCCTGTTTGTCAATCTATTTGGGCGGCTGATTCTCCACCTAAACTTCTTTATTACAGCTTCTCAATTAGACTTGTAATATCTTCTTTAGCGAATTTATGTCGTTCATTACAGAAGTGACAGTGAACTTCCGTCTCTTCTTCTTCTGCACGAATTTGTTCTAACTCCGCTTTACCTAAACTAATTAGCACACTTTCAATACGCTCACGTGAACATGTACAATTAAATTGAACATCCATTGTTTCTAGCACTTTCACTTTATCTTCTCCAAGCACTTCATACAGTAATTCTTCTGGAGAAAGACCTTGTTCGATTAATTGTGATACTGGCGGGATTTGTTGAAGACGCTCTTCAATAAATGAAATTGTTTCTTCCTGCGCACCTGGCATAATTTGAAGAATGAATCCACCCGCCGCTAATACGCTATCATCTCCATTTACAAGAACACCAACACCTACAGAAGAAGGCGTCTGCTCAGAAACCGCGAAATAATATGTGAAATCTTCCCCTAGTTCTCCTGAAACAATGGGAGATTGACCAATAAACGGTTCACGCATACCGATATCTTTAATTACCGTTACAAATCCTTCTGTACCTACCGCTTGATATACACGTAATTTCCCTTGTTCCGTCCCTTCAAAATCAACATGCGGATTCGTTACATAACCACGTACATCCCCATTTGCATGAGCATCGACTAAGATAGGACCAATCGGGCCGTTACCCTCTACTTTAATCGTTAACTTCTGCTCGCCTTTTAACATAGCACCCATCATTGTACCCGCAGTTAAAGAACGACCAAGTGCCGCTGAAGCTGTTCTCCATGTATCATGACGCTTTTGCGCCTCACTTACTGTATTTGTTGTACGTACACTATAAGCACGAACCTCTCCATTAAACGCTAACGCTTTTACTAAATAATCTTTCATACTTATTTATTCACCCTTCTCATGTTGTAAATTTGCATTACGCTCATATAACATATACAAACCTTTTAACGTTAAAAACGGATCTACAATATCAATTACATTTGATTCTTCTG
It encodes:
- a CDS encoding helix-turn-helix domain-containing protein; amino-acid sequence: MEAEKWGRRIRAFRKLKGYTQEGFAKELGVSVSVLGEVERGNRSPSQDFVVEVAKTLNVSIDELMPK
- the trpE gene encoding anthranilate synthase component I is translated as MQRRKSLALSIPYQLDFFKQYKFLSQDKPQHILLESGRGGRYNIVGLDPVAVIQGKNETLHISESGKETIKRGNPLDLMQAYMEKWKTDYNPEYPPFQGGAIGYFSYDCIRYIEKLSSLAKDDINIPDIFFLLFDDVFVYDQQERVLWIITHYVDECEEAEERLNEWKGLWMKEAPEVTMPFESPEKKNEAVAFTEEGFMKAVERIQEYIGAGDVFQVNLSTRQERTLQTHPLEIYTSLREINPSPYMGYLEFGDFQIVSASPELLIKKQGKEVSTRPIAGTRSRGASEQEDEELAKELIENEKERAEHVMLVDLERNDLGRVCKYGTVEVDEFMVIEKYSHVMHIVSNVRGEVEADKDAFDLVKAVFPGGTITGAPKIRTMEIIEELEPVRRGIYTGSIGWIGYSGDTELNIVIRTLLAKDGQAHVQAGAGIVIDSNPKDEYKESLKKAIALWRAKESSEETVR
- the cysK gene encoding cysteine synthase A, with the translated sequence MRVAQSVSELIGKTPIVKLNRIVESDSADVYLKLEFMNPGSSVKDRIALAMIEDAENKGLLKEGDTIIEPTSGNTGIGLAMVAAAKGYKAILVMPETMSIERRNLLRAYGAELVLTPGPEGMGGAIRKATELAEEHGYFIPQQFQNQANPEIHRITTGPEIVEQMGDQLDAFIAGIGTGGTITGAGEVLKEAYKDIKIYAVEPADSPVLSGGKPGPHKIQGIGAGFVPETLDVEVYDEIIQVKTEQAFEYARRVAKEEGILVGISSGAVVYAATEVAKKLGKGKKVLVIIPSNGERYLSTPLYQFES
- the folP gene encoding dihydropteroate synthase — encoded protein: MNCEEEMCSLKWDYDLRCGEYTLNLNEKTLIMGILNVTPDSFSDGGSYNEVDAAVRHAKEMKSEGAHIIDIGGESTRPGFAKVSVEEEIKRVVPMIQAVSKEVKLPISIDTYKAEVAKQAIEAGAHIINDIWGAKVEPRIAEVAAYYDVPIILMHNRDNMNYRNLMADMIADLYESIKIAKDAGVRDENIILDPGIGFAKTPEQNLEAMRNLEQLNVLGYPVLLGTSRKSFIGHVLDLPVEERLEGTGATVCLGIEKGCEFIRVHDVKEMARMAKMMDAMIGKGAK
- the dusB gene encoding tRNA dihydrouridine synthase DusB, with the translated sequence MLKIANIEMKNPVVLAPMAGVCNSAFRLTVKEFGAGLVCAEMVSDKAILLNNKRTLDMLYIDEREKPLSLQIFGGEKETLVDAAKYVDKYTTADIIDINMGCPVPKITKCDAGAKWLLDPNKIYEMVAAVVDAVEKPVTVKMRIGWDEEHIFAIENARAVERAGGQAIAVHGRTRVQMYEGKADWNIIKQVKQAVNIPVIGNGDVETPQDAKRMLDEIGVDGVMIGRAALGDPWMIYRTVKYLETGELMPEPTVREKIDVCMLHLDRLIDLKNENVAVREMRKHAAWYLKGVRGNASVRNGINTCDTREDLANVLGAFVEEVEAKQQTIYVG
- the folB gene encoding dihydroneopterin aldolase, with translation MDKIYIHDMEFYGYHGVFPEENKLGQRFKVDLTVELDLKRAGESDDLEYSVNYGELFELCRKVVEDRTYKLVESIAENIATDILKQYESISQCTIKVIKPDPPIPGHYRAVAVEITRERP
- the lysS gene encoding lysine--tRNA ligase translates to MDNMNHEELNDQLLVRREKLHNLREQGIDPFGKRFERTNSTTDLVSLYGEFSKEELEEKEITVSIAGRIMTKRGKGKAGFAHIQDLQGQVQIYVRKDTVGDEEYELFTTADLGDLVGIEGKVFKTNVGELSVKAIGFTLLTKSLRPLPDKYHGLKDVEQRYRQRYLDLITSMESRETFVTRSKIIREMRRYLDDNGYLEVETPMMHAIAGGASARPFTTHHNALDMELYMRIAIELHLKRLIVGGLEKVYEIGRVFRNEGVSTRHNPEFTMIELYEAYADYNDIMKLTENMVAHIAKKVLGTTTIQYGDYEINLEPEWTRLHMVDAIKQHSGADFWNPMSVEEARELAKEHNVEIKNTMEVGHIINEFFEQKVEDKLIQPTFIYGHPVEISPLAKKNDEDPRFTDRFELFIVAREHANAFTELNDPIDQKERFEAQLKEREQGNDEAHMMDDDYIEALEYGMPPTGGLGIGIDRLVMLLTNAPSIRDVLLFPAMRHKQD
- the pabA gene encoding aminodeoxychorismate/anthranilate synthase component II is translated as MILMIDNYDSFTFNLVQFLGELGQELVVKRNDEVTISDIENMKPDFLMISPGPCSPNEAGISMEVIKYFAGKLPIFGVCLGHQSIAQVFGGDVVRAERLMHGKTSLMHHDGQTIFSDIPNPFTATRYHSLIVKKETLPNCLEITSWTEEGEIMALRHKTLPIEGVQFHPESIMTSHGKELLQNFIRKYSPSVTSC
- the folK gene encoding 2-amino-4-hydroxy-6-hydroxymethyldihydropteridine diphosphokinase yields the protein MNNIAYIALGSNIGERYTYLTEAIQFLNKNQHIQVDDVSSVYETDPVGYTDQNCFLNLVIKISTNLSPQELLKVTQKVENDLGRKREIRWGPRTIDLDILLYNQENIEAENLIVPHPRMFERAFVIVPLLEINQDIKQNISRSQVEEMKRREGVTVWKQKNGEDAFVLFES
- the pabC gene encoding aminodeoxychorismate lyase; its protein translation is MLIYVNGAYVEASEAKISPYDHGYLYGLGVFETFRIYNGHPFLLDDHYERLMDALDILQIKWTMTKDEVMLILKNLLVKNGLKHAYVRLNVSAGIDEIGLQTEVYEEPSVIVFIKPLASPGNVVEKEGVILKQVRNTPEGAFRLKSHHYLNNILGKREIGNVVNKEGIFLTETGYVAEGIVSNLFFVKGDILYTPSLETGILNGITRAFIIKAAEELDIEVKEGFFTKDELLSADEVFVTNSIQEIVPLYRIEEKDFPGKVGVVTKRLMDLYGVQRERLWSRNELRRGDV
- the hslO gene encoding redox-regulated molecular chaperone HslO; protein product: MKDYLVKALAFNGEVRAYSVRTTNTVSEAQKRHDTWRTASAALGRSLTAGTMMGAMLKGEQKLTIKVEGNGPIGPILVDAHANGDVRGYVTNPHVDFEGTEQGKLRVYQAVGTEGFVTVIKDIGMREPFIGQSPIVSGELGEDFTYYFAVSEQTPSSVGVGVLVNGDDSVLAAGGFILQIMPGAQEETISFIEERLQQIPPVSQLIEQGLSPEELLYEVLGEDKVKVLETMDVQFNCTCSRERIESVLISLGKAELEQIRAEEEETEVHCHFCNERHKFAKEDITSLIEKL